GAGGGGTATCTTTTCCCAGATCAGATGGATGTTGCCGTATCTTTCCGGTGAATCATCTGCGGCAGTCCCTTCCTGCCTGAAGCGAAGGCGGCCGAGAGGCCAGTAGTCCAGAAGAAGCAGCACAAAGGGGAGGGTGACCAGCATGGGCTTGGCCATGAGACCCAGGACAAAGAAGAGAAGGACCGGCGCATATCTCTTTGCCCCCGGACACTCGACATACCAGGCGTAGCTCCCCATGGTCAGCATCCAGAAGAATGCGCTTAGAACATCTTTGCGCTCCGCGATCCAGGCAACCGACTCCACATGGAGGGGATGGAGGGCAAACAGCGCCGCGACGAAGGCGCTTTTCCAGAGGGCGCCTGTCATCCTCCTCAGAACGATGAACAGCAGGAGGGTATTCGCAACGTGAAAGAACAGGCTGATCAGATGCTGCATCCCCGGGTTCATCCCAAAAAGTTGAATATCCAGCAAATAGGACAACCAGGTCAGCGGATGCCAGTTGCTGACATCCATGGATGTGAAAGCCCAGGTGACGCTCTTTAAGGTCAGCCCGCCCTGCACGTACTGATTCGCGGTGATGTATTTATCGTCATCGTAGTTGACGAATGCGTGATTCCCGACCTGCCAGTAAACGGCGAGTGTAATCATGGCGAGGAGCAGGCATATTAGAATATCATGGCGGATCTTGAAAAAGGAATTGGTATGATTATGAGTTTCCATGTCGGCCATAGTCGGGGAACATTTTTTGATTCAATGGTTTCATCGACGCTTCGGAAAAATACTTTGCCGGACAACCGGCTTTGGCAGTCGTATACCCGAACCGTTCAACCTGTGCAAGCTGATTATCAAAGAGAAAATAGCGGGAATCGGCCTCTGTCCGCGCGTTATTGGGAAATAACCTCGACGATACCGATATGTCTGCTCGAGAGCCTGAGCCCCCGGTTCCGTCATGGGAAACTATTTCCCGAACTCTTCCTTCAGCTCCCGCTTGAGTATCTTCCCCGAGGGATTCTTGGGGAGCCGGTCCACGACGAGGACCTTCTTCGGGCATTTGAACCCCGCCAGATGCTCCTTGCAGTGAGCGATCAGATCCTTTTCTTTGATCGTTTTCCCCTTTTTCGGCACCACCACGGCCGCCACGATCTCGATCCATTTCGGATCGGGCAGACCAATGACCGCCGCCTCTTCGATATCCGGATACCGGTACAGGACCTCCTCGACCTCGCGCGACGCCACGTTCTCGCCGCCGGTCTTGATCATGTCCTTCTTGCGGTCCACGA
This genomic interval from Deltaproteobacteria bacterium contains the following:
- a CDS encoding acyl-CoA synthetase, yielding VDRKKDMIKTGGENVASREVEEVLYRYPDIEEAAVIGLPDPKWIEIVAAVVVPKKGKTIKEKDLIAHCKEHLAGFKCPKKVLVVDRLPKNPSGKILKRELKEEFGK